One genomic window of Tachypleus tridentatus isolate NWPU-2018 chromosome 12, ASM421037v1, whole genome shotgun sequence includes the following:
- the LOC143233882 gene encoding uncharacterized protein LOC143233882 isoform X3, which yields MEALHKPSHHGMGDEVSRKKSDSLETNGTKENDENIPPSPRHDSMYQQSDSDTESVKSNRSQTKQPKFEAFMMTGDLIINLNAKTSHSCSLLSQNQRIEPSSYIHNSTPASPEECEYRSRGKGTKREASNFHSPVSEKKGSFSYNNSFVRTSRSEDHLQKASLTTVNIDIDEDMASSLNTLLDTKQDSSSERIVWTYNAPVKPGELPLSPPTSPTSCSSSSSSKTTSPEKSVKHNHTVQPGETVFCVDGKVANGDNGFDSSQKPKQIGQRDDHSETEESSEIISAFSSSDDTEQLPASTSDLSSPIDNLSPSEDIKQEDWVVDVDSRETDGHNELVKRTVSSQEVPTPGKNSRDKKVKKTVTGDNRVHIHASCEWPQSPESKSSSSSTPKHKFNKSIDRSPSTTSESAVEDMPYQELKDNQDEDPTSTETEGGMRQTASPPTDDESDIDSLHSFHYSPKAVDMPSASRLAKRLYNLEGFKKTDVSRHLSKNNDFSRVVAEEFLKYFDFTGDTLDVALRKFLKQFCLIGETQERERVLVHFSKRYLDCNPGFFKSQDAVHTLTCAVMLLNTDLHSENVGRLMTCVEFIENLSELNDGENFPRDVLKALYHSIKSSQLEWAVDEEEEEEGELGTYRPGQDVRQGFIGQNPFLEVPNPSCATEYKKGYVMRKCCVDPGGKRTPLGKRGWKMFYVTLRDMVLYLHKDEHGFKRNQMYDSLHNAVRIHHCLATKATDYSKKQHVFRLQTADQAEYLFQTSDSKELQSWIDTINLVAASLSAAPLPTPVGSQNKFQRPLMPVSHTKSNLCFILQREQLQDQENRIVWLERELEEHLAHIPEKGAKSRIIHDFVEKEAYLQFELKRYRTYAFLLRSKMAQFPELEPSLVETSIGEVEEPHERGDYAQSVPSTPSGAKSSGKHPLPDRYSYRAAIYKNNMKNDCG from the exons ATGGAAGCCTTGCATAAACCATCTCACCATGGCATGGGTGATGAGGTATCAAGAAAAAAATCTGATTCATTGGAAACTAATGGCACTAAGGAAAATGATGAAAATATTCCACCCTCACCAAGGCATGATTCTATGTATCAGCAAAGTGACTCAGATACTGAAAGTGTTAAATCTAACAGGTCTCAGACCAAACAACCAAAATTTGAAGCCTTTATGATGACAGGGGACCTAATTATCAATCTTAATGCAAAGACATCTCATTCATGCTCATTATTATCTCAGAATCAAAGGATAGAGCCTTCATCATACATTCATAATTCAACACCAGCAAGTCCTGAAGAGTGTGAGTATCGCTCTCGTGGTAAAGGAACAAAAAGAGAAGCCTCCAATTTTCATAGCCCAGTTTCAGAAAAGAAAGGTAGttttagttataataacagttttgttagGACTTCCAGAAGTGAGGACCATTTACAGAAGGCTTCTCTCACAACTGTAAATATTGATATTGATGAGGATATGGCATCTTCTTTGAACACACTTCTTGATACTAAACAGGACAGTTCAAGTGAGAGAATAGTATGGACTTATAATGCTCCAGTGAAACCAGGGGAATTACCTCTCAGCCCTCCAACATCTCCAACAAGTTGTTCCTCATCTTCTTCCAGTAAAACAACATCCCCAGAGAAATCTGTGAAACATAATCACACAGTGCAACCAGGCGAAACTGTTTTCTGTGTTGATGGTAAAGTTGCAAATGGTGATAATGGATTTGATTCatctcaaaaaccaaaacaaattggTCAAAGAGATGATCATAGTGAAACAGAAGAAAGTAGTGAAATCATATCTGCCTTTAGTAGCTCAGATGACACTGAACAACTCCCAGCTAGCACCTCTGATCTCAGTTCTCCCATAGATAATCTCTCACCTTCTGAGGATATAAAGCAAGAGGACTGGGTTGTGGATGTAGATTCCAGGGAAACAGATGGACATAATGAACTAGTCAAAAGAACAGTTAGTAGTCAAGAAGTGCCAACTCCAGGAAAGAATTCTCGTgacaagaaagttaaaaaaactgttactGGTGATAATCGAGTGCACATACATGCTAGTTGTGAATGGCCACAATCTCCAGAATCTAAAAGTAGTTCATCATCAACaccaaaacataaatttaataaaagcaTTGATCGCTCTCCATCAACAACTTCTGAAAGTGCTGTTGAAGATATGCCATATCAAGAACTCAAAGATAATCAAGATGAAGATCCAACTTCAACAGAAACAGAAGGAGGCATGCGACAGACTGCTTCGCCACCAACCGATGATGAATCGGATATTGATAGTCTTCATAGTTTTCATTATAGTCCAAAAGCCGTGGATATGCCTTCTGCCTCACGACTGGCCAAAAGACTTTATAATCTTGAAGGATTTAAAAAAACAGATGTTTCAAGGCACTTGAGcaaaaa CAATGACTTCAGTAGAGTGGTGGCAGAGGAATTCCTCAAGTATTTTGACTTCACTGGCGACACCTTGGATGTTGCTCTCCGAAAGTTCCTTAAACAGTTTTGTCTAATTGGAGAGACACAAGAACGTGAACGAGTGCTTGTCCATTTTTCCAAACGTTATCTGGACTGTAATCCTGGATTCTTTAAGTCACAAG atgcaGTCCATACTTTGACTTGTGCAGTGATGTTATTAAACACTGATTTGCATAGTGAG AATGTTGGTCGCTTGATGACATGTGTGGAGTTTATTGAAAATCTCTCAGAGCTGAATGATGGTGAAAACTTTCCCAGAGATGTTCTGAAAGCTCTGTATCATTCCATTAAATCTTCCCAATTGGAATGGGCTGT GGATGAGGAAGAGGAGGAAGAAGGAGAATTGGGAACGTATCGACCTGGTCAAGATGTACGACAGGGATTCATTGGACAGAATCCATTCTTAGAG gTCCCCAATCCAAGTTGTGCCACTGAGTACAAAAAAGGCTATGTCATGAGAAAGTGTTGTGTGGATCCTGGTGGAAAGAGaa CTCCACTTGGGAAGAGAGGctggaaaatgttttatgttactcTAAGAGACATGGTCctttatttacataag GATGAGCATGGTTTTAAGAGGAACCAAATGTACGACAGCCTTCATAATGCTGTACGGATACACCACTGCTTGGCAACGAAGGCCACAGATTATTCCAAGAAACAGCATGTCTTCCGACTTCAGACAGCTGACCAAGCTGAATACCTTTTCCAAACAAG TGATTCAAAAGAACTTCAAAGTTGGATTGATACGATCAACTTGGTGGCTGCCAGCCTTTCAGCAGCCCCTCTTCCGACTCCAGTAGGCTCTCAAAACAAATTCCAACGTCCCTTAATGCCAGTCAGCCATACAAAATCAAATCTT TGTTTTATCTTACAGAGAGAACAGCTTCAGGACCAAGAAAATCGTATTGTATGGTTGGAGAGAGAACTTGAAGAGCATTTAGCTCACATTCCAGAAAAAGGAGCCAAATCCCGCATTATTCATGATTTTGTTGAGAAAGAAGCATACTTACAGTTTGAG CTTAAAAGATACAGGACGTATGCCTTTTTGTTACGATCAAAGATGGCTCAATTTCCAGAACTTGAACCATCTCTTGTAGAGACATCTATTGGTGAAGTAGAAGAGCCCCATGAGAGGGGAGATTATGCTCAATCTGTACCCTCTACTCCTTCTGGGGCAAAATCTTCAGGAAAACATCCTTTGCCTGATAGATACAGTTATCGTGCTGCCATCtataaaaacaacatgaaaaatgACTGTGGATAA
- the LOC143233882 gene encoding uncharacterized protein LOC143233882 isoform X1 has translation MEGEGIEVKDVQLQRSDLHGYGFSVLGGTGLGLPPVIYEVVEDSPAALCGVIESGDVIESINDRIVLSLTTKEVLKCLRLSNSVVNLKVRKDPLTKEKVRRHIAASSEMEALHKPSHHGMGDEVSRKKSDSLETNGTKENDENIPPSPRHDSMYQQSDSDTESVKSNRSQTKQPKFEAFMMTGDLIINLNAKTSHSCSLLSQNQRIEPSSYIHNSTPASPEECEYRSRGKGTKREASNFHSPVSEKKGSFSYNNSFVRTSRSEDHLQKASLTTVNIDIDEDMASSLNTLLDTKQDSSSERIVWTYNAPVKPGELPLSPPTSPTSCSSSSSSKTTSPEKSVKHNHTVQPGETVFCVDGKVANGDNGFDSSQKPKQIGQRDDHSETEESSEIISAFSSSDDTEQLPASTSDLSSPIDNLSPSEDIKQEDWVVDVDSRETDGHNELVKRTVSSQEVPTPGKNSRDKKVKKTVTGDNRVHIHASCEWPQSPESKSSSSSTPKHKFNKSIDRSPSTTSESAVEDMPYQELKDNQDEDPTSTETEGGMRQTASPPTDDESDIDSLHSFHYSPKAVDMPSASRLAKRLYNLEGFKKTDVSRHLSKNNDFSRVVAEEFLKYFDFTGDTLDVALRKFLKQFCLIGETQERERVLVHFSKRYLDCNPGFFKSQDAVHTLTCAVMLLNTDLHSENVGRLMTCVEFIENLSELNDGENFPRDVLKALYHSIKSSQLEWAVDEEEEEEGELGTYRPGQDVRQGFIGQNPFLEVPNPSCATEYKKGYVMRKCCVDPGGKRTPLGKRGWKMFYVTLRDMVLYLHKDEHGFKRNQMYDSLHNAVRIHHCLATKATDYSKKQHVFRLQTADQAEYLFQTSDSKELQSWIDTINLVAASLSAAPLPTPVGSQNKFQRPLMPVSHTKSNLCFILQREQLQDQENRIVWLERELEEHLAHIPEKGAKSRIIHDFVEKEAYLQFELKRYRTYAFLLRSKMAQFPELEPSLVETSIGEVEEPHERGDYAQSVPSTPSGAKSSGKHPLPDRYSYRAAIYKNNMKNDCG, from the exons ATCCTTTAACAAAGGAGAAGGTGCGGCGGCATATTGCCGCCTCCAGTGAAATGGAAGCCTTGCATAAACCATCTCACCATGGCATGGGTGATGAGGTATCAAGAAAAAAATCTGATTCATTGGAAACTAATGGCACTAAGGAAAATGATGAAAATATTCCACCCTCACCAAGGCATGATTCTATGTATCAGCAAAGTGACTCAGATACTGAAAGTGTTAAATCTAACAGGTCTCAGACCAAACAACCAAAATTTGAAGCCTTTATGATGACAGGGGACCTAATTATCAATCTTAATGCAAAGACATCTCATTCATGCTCATTATTATCTCAGAATCAAAGGATAGAGCCTTCATCATACATTCATAATTCAACACCAGCAAGTCCTGAAGAGTGTGAGTATCGCTCTCGTGGTAAAGGAACAAAAAGAGAAGCCTCCAATTTTCATAGCCCAGTTTCAGAAAAGAAAGGTAGttttagttataataacagttttgttagGACTTCCAGAAGTGAGGACCATTTACAGAAGGCTTCTCTCACAACTGTAAATATTGATATTGATGAGGATATGGCATCTTCTTTGAACACACTTCTTGATACTAAACAGGACAGTTCAAGTGAGAGAATAGTATGGACTTATAATGCTCCAGTGAAACCAGGGGAATTACCTCTCAGCCCTCCAACATCTCCAACAAGTTGTTCCTCATCTTCTTCCAGTAAAACAACATCCCCAGAGAAATCTGTGAAACATAATCACACAGTGCAACCAGGCGAAACTGTTTTCTGTGTTGATGGTAAAGTTGCAAATGGTGATAATGGATTTGATTCatctcaaaaaccaaaacaaattggTCAAAGAGATGATCATAGTGAAACAGAAGAAAGTAGTGAAATCATATCTGCCTTTAGTAGCTCAGATGACACTGAACAACTCCCAGCTAGCACCTCTGATCTCAGTTCTCCCATAGATAATCTCTCACCTTCTGAGGATATAAAGCAAGAGGACTGGGTTGTGGATGTAGATTCCAGGGAAACAGATGGACATAATGAACTAGTCAAAAGAACAGTTAGTAGTCAAGAAGTGCCAACTCCAGGAAAGAATTCTCGTgacaagaaagttaaaaaaactgttactGGTGATAATCGAGTGCACATACATGCTAGTTGTGAATGGCCACAATCTCCAGAATCTAAAAGTAGTTCATCATCAACaccaaaacataaatttaataaaagcaTTGATCGCTCTCCATCAACAACTTCTGAAAGTGCTGTTGAAGATATGCCATATCAAGAACTCAAAGATAATCAAGATGAAGATCCAACTTCAACAGAAACAGAAGGAGGCATGCGACAGACTGCTTCGCCACCAACCGATGATGAATCGGATATTGATAGTCTTCATAGTTTTCATTATAGTCCAAAAGCCGTGGATATGCCTTCTGCCTCACGACTGGCCAAAAGACTTTATAATCTTGAAGGATTTAAAAAAACAGATGTTTCAAGGCACTTGAGcaaaaa CAATGACTTCAGTAGAGTGGTGGCAGAGGAATTCCTCAAGTATTTTGACTTCACTGGCGACACCTTGGATGTTGCTCTCCGAAAGTTCCTTAAACAGTTTTGTCTAATTGGAGAGACACAAGAACGTGAACGAGTGCTTGTCCATTTTTCCAAACGTTATCTGGACTGTAATCCTGGATTCTTTAAGTCACAAG atgcaGTCCATACTTTGACTTGTGCAGTGATGTTATTAAACACTGATTTGCATAGTGAG AATGTTGGTCGCTTGATGACATGTGTGGAGTTTATTGAAAATCTCTCAGAGCTGAATGATGGTGAAAACTTTCCCAGAGATGTTCTGAAAGCTCTGTATCATTCCATTAAATCTTCCCAATTGGAATGGGCTGT GGATGAGGAAGAGGAGGAAGAAGGAGAATTGGGAACGTATCGACCTGGTCAAGATGTACGACAGGGATTCATTGGACAGAATCCATTCTTAGAG gTCCCCAATCCAAGTTGTGCCACTGAGTACAAAAAAGGCTATGTCATGAGAAAGTGTTGTGTGGATCCTGGTGGAAAGAGaa CTCCACTTGGGAAGAGAGGctggaaaatgttttatgttactcTAAGAGACATGGTCctttatttacataag GATGAGCATGGTTTTAAGAGGAACCAAATGTACGACAGCCTTCATAATGCTGTACGGATACACCACTGCTTGGCAACGAAGGCCACAGATTATTCCAAGAAACAGCATGTCTTCCGACTTCAGACAGCTGACCAAGCTGAATACCTTTTCCAAACAAG TGATTCAAAAGAACTTCAAAGTTGGATTGATACGATCAACTTGGTGGCTGCCAGCCTTTCAGCAGCCCCTCTTCCGACTCCAGTAGGCTCTCAAAACAAATTCCAACGTCCCTTAATGCCAGTCAGCCATACAAAATCAAATCTT TGTTTTATCTTACAGAGAGAACAGCTTCAGGACCAAGAAAATCGTATTGTATGGTTGGAGAGAGAACTTGAAGAGCATTTAGCTCACATTCCAGAAAAAGGAGCCAAATCCCGCATTATTCATGATTTTGTTGAGAAAGAAGCATACTTACAGTTTGAG CTTAAAAGATACAGGACGTATGCCTTTTTGTTACGATCAAAGATGGCTCAATTTCCAGAACTTGAACCATCTCTTGTAGAGACATCTATTGGTGAAGTAGAAGAGCCCCATGAGAGGGGAGATTATGCTCAATCTGTACCCTCTACTCCTTCTGGGGCAAAATCTTCAGGAAAACATCCTTTGCCTGATAGATACAGTTATCGTGCTGCCATCtataaaaacaacatgaaaaatgACTGTGGATAA
- the LOC143233882 gene encoding uncharacterized protein LOC143233882 isoform X2, with product MEGEGIEVKDVQLQRSDLHGYGFSVLGGTGLGLPPVIYEVVEDSPAALCGVIESGDVIESINDRIVLSLTTKEVLKCLRLSNSVVNLKVRKDPLTKEKVRRHIAASSEMEALHKPSHHGMGDEVSRKKSDSLETNGTKENDENIPPSPRHDSMYQQSDSDTESVKSNRSQTKQPKFEAFMMTGDLIINLNAKTSHSCSLLSQNQRIEPSSYIHNSTPASPEECEYRSRGKGTKREASNFHSPVSEKKGSFSYNNSFVRTSRSEDHLQKASLTTVNIDIDEDMASSLNTLLDTKQDSSSERIVWTYNAPVKPGELPLSPPTSPTSCSSSSSSKTTSPEKSVKHNHTVQPGETVFCVDGKVANGDNGFDSSQKPKQIGQRDDHSETEESSEIISAFSSSDDTEQLPASTSDLSSPIDNLSPSEDIKQEDWVVDVDSRETDGHNELVKRTVSSQEVPTPGKNSRDKKVKKTVTGDNRVHIHASCEWPQSPESKSSSSSTPKHKFNKSIDRSPSTTSESAVEDMPYQELKDNQDEDPTSTETEGGMRQTASPPTDDESDIDSLHSFHYSPKAVDMPSASRLAKRLYNLEGFKKTDVSRHLSKNNDFSRVVAEEFLKYFDFTGDTLDVALRKFLKQFCLIGETQERERVLVHFSKRYLDCNPGFFKSQDAVHTLTCAVMLLNTDLHSENVGRLMTCVEFIENLSELNDGENFPRDVLKALYHSIKSSQLEWAVDEEEEEEGELGTYRPGQDVRQGFIGQNPFLEVPNPSCATEYKKGYVMRKCCVDPGGKRTPLGKRGWKMFYVTLRDMVLYLHKDEHGFKRNQMYDSLHNAVRIHHCLATKATDYSKKQHVFRLQTADQAEYLFQTSDSKELQSWIDTINLVAASLSAAPLPTPVGSQNKFQRPLMPVSHTKSNLREQLQDQENRIVWLERELEEHLAHIPEKGAKSRIIHDFVEKEAYLQFELKRYRTYAFLLRSKMAQFPELEPSLVETSIGEVEEPHERGDYAQSVPSTPSGAKSSGKHPLPDRYSYRAAIYKNNMKNDCG from the exons ATCCTTTAACAAAGGAGAAGGTGCGGCGGCATATTGCCGCCTCCAGTGAAATGGAAGCCTTGCATAAACCATCTCACCATGGCATGGGTGATGAGGTATCAAGAAAAAAATCTGATTCATTGGAAACTAATGGCACTAAGGAAAATGATGAAAATATTCCACCCTCACCAAGGCATGATTCTATGTATCAGCAAAGTGACTCAGATACTGAAAGTGTTAAATCTAACAGGTCTCAGACCAAACAACCAAAATTTGAAGCCTTTATGATGACAGGGGACCTAATTATCAATCTTAATGCAAAGACATCTCATTCATGCTCATTATTATCTCAGAATCAAAGGATAGAGCCTTCATCATACATTCATAATTCAACACCAGCAAGTCCTGAAGAGTGTGAGTATCGCTCTCGTGGTAAAGGAACAAAAAGAGAAGCCTCCAATTTTCATAGCCCAGTTTCAGAAAAGAAAGGTAGttttagttataataacagttttgttagGACTTCCAGAAGTGAGGACCATTTACAGAAGGCTTCTCTCACAACTGTAAATATTGATATTGATGAGGATATGGCATCTTCTTTGAACACACTTCTTGATACTAAACAGGACAGTTCAAGTGAGAGAATAGTATGGACTTATAATGCTCCAGTGAAACCAGGGGAATTACCTCTCAGCCCTCCAACATCTCCAACAAGTTGTTCCTCATCTTCTTCCAGTAAAACAACATCCCCAGAGAAATCTGTGAAACATAATCACACAGTGCAACCAGGCGAAACTGTTTTCTGTGTTGATGGTAAAGTTGCAAATGGTGATAATGGATTTGATTCatctcaaaaaccaaaacaaattggTCAAAGAGATGATCATAGTGAAACAGAAGAAAGTAGTGAAATCATATCTGCCTTTAGTAGCTCAGATGACACTGAACAACTCCCAGCTAGCACCTCTGATCTCAGTTCTCCCATAGATAATCTCTCACCTTCTGAGGATATAAAGCAAGAGGACTGGGTTGTGGATGTAGATTCCAGGGAAACAGATGGACATAATGAACTAGTCAAAAGAACAGTTAGTAGTCAAGAAGTGCCAACTCCAGGAAAGAATTCTCGTgacaagaaagttaaaaaaactgttactGGTGATAATCGAGTGCACATACATGCTAGTTGTGAATGGCCACAATCTCCAGAATCTAAAAGTAGTTCATCATCAACaccaaaacataaatttaataaaagcaTTGATCGCTCTCCATCAACAACTTCTGAAAGTGCTGTTGAAGATATGCCATATCAAGAACTCAAAGATAATCAAGATGAAGATCCAACTTCAACAGAAACAGAAGGAGGCATGCGACAGACTGCTTCGCCACCAACCGATGATGAATCGGATATTGATAGTCTTCATAGTTTTCATTATAGTCCAAAAGCCGTGGATATGCCTTCTGCCTCACGACTGGCCAAAAGACTTTATAATCTTGAAGGATTTAAAAAAACAGATGTTTCAAGGCACTTGAGcaaaaa CAATGACTTCAGTAGAGTGGTGGCAGAGGAATTCCTCAAGTATTTTGACTTCACTGGCGACACCTTGGATGTTGCTCTCCGAAAGTTCCTTAAACAGTTTTGTCTAATTGGAGAGACACAAGAACGTGAACGAGTGCTTGTCCATTTTTCCAAACGTTATCTGGACTGTAATCCTGGATTCTTTAAGTCACAAG atgcaGTCCATACTTTGACTTGTGCAGTGATGTTATTAAACACTGATTTGCATAGTGAG AATGTTGGTCGCTTGATGACATGTGTGGAGTTTATTGAAAATCTCTCAGAGCTGAATGATGGTGAAAACTTTCCCAGAGATGTTCTGAAAGCTCTGTATCATTCCATTAAATCTTCCCAATTGGAATGGGCTGT GGATGAGGAAGAGGAGGAAGAAGGAGAATTGGGAACGTATCGACCTGGTCAAGATGTACGACAGGGATTCATTGGACAGAATCCATTCTTAGAG gTCCCCAATCCAAGTTGTGCCACTGAGTACAAAAAAGGCTATGTCATGAGAAAGTGTTGTGTGGATCCTGGTGGAAAGAGaa CTCCACTTGGGAAGAGAGGctggaaaatgttttatgttactcTAAGAGACATGGTCctttatttacataag GATGAGCATGGTTTTAAGAGGAACCAAATGTACGACAGCCTTCATAATGCTGTACGGATACACCACTGCTTGGCAACGAAGGCCACAGATTATTCCAAGAAACAGCATGTCTTCCGACTTCAGACAGCTGACCAAGCTGAATACCTTTTCCAAACAAG TGATTCAAAAGAACTTCAAAGTTGGATTGATACGATCAACTTGGTGGCTGCCAGCCTTTCAGCAGCCCCTCTTCCGACTCCAGTAGGCTCTCAAAACAAATTCCAACGTCCCTTAATGCCAGTCAGCCATACAAAATCAAATCTT AGAGAACAGCTTCAGGACCAAGAAAATCGTATTGTATGGTTGGAGAGAGAACTTGAAGAGCATTTAGCTCACATTCCAGAAAAAGGAGCCAAATCCCGCATTATTCATGATTTTGTTGAGAAAGAAGCATACTTACAGTTTGAG CTTAAAAGATACAGGACGTATGCCTTTTTGTTACGATCAAAGATGGCTCAATTTCCAGAACTTGAACCATCTCTTGTAGAGACATCTATTGGTGAAGTAGAAGAGCCCCATGAGAGGGGAGATTATGCTCAATCTGTACCCTCTACTCCTTCTGGGGCAAAATCTTCAGGAAAACATCCTTTGCCTGATAGATACAGTTATCGTGCTGCCATCtataaaaacaacatgaaaaatgACTGTGGATAA